A region of Polyangiaceae bacterium DNA encodes the following proteins:
- a CDS encoding class II glutamine amidotransferase — MCELLGMECNVPTDIIFSFSGLRQRGGKTGPHKDGWGLSFYDGLAARIFLDPEPAAESPLARFIAQNPIKTKLAIGHVRKRTRGRTSLANTHPFVRELWGRHWVFAHNGTLPRVRRHKLGRFTPIGNTDSEHAFCVLLEDLRARFPAYPRAPKELWRAVAEVAGRIGQDGTFNFLLGDGRHLYARCHTRLCYIIRKAPFGTAHLADDDVAVDFSSVTTPRDRVAVVATAPLTTNETWTHGKSGEMWVFDHGRLLATLPSSSAT, encoded by the coding sequence ATGTGCGAGCTACTCGGGATGGAGTGCAACGTCCCAACCGACATCATTTTTTCGTTCTCGGGTCTTCGTCAACGCGGCGGGAAGACCGGGCCGCACAAAGACGGCTGGGGTTTGTCCTTCTACGACGGCCTTGCCGCGCGCATTTTTCTCGACCCCGAACCCGCGGCGGAAAGCCCGCTCGCACGGTTCATCGCGCAAAACCCCATCAAGACGAAGCTCGCCATCGGTCACGTCCGCAAGCGCACGCGCGGTCGCACGAGTTTGGCGAACACGCATCCGTTCGTGCGTGAGTTATGGGGACGTCACTGGGTTTTCGCGCACAACGGAACGTTGCCTCGGGTTCGTCGCCACAAACTCGGCCGCTTCACGCCCATTGGCAACACCGACAGCGAGCACGCATTTTGCGTGTTGCTCGAAGACTTGCGGGCCAGGTTTCCCGCCTATCCGCGCGCACCGAAAGAGCTCTGGCGAGCGGTCGCCGAAGTGGCGGGACGCATTGGGCAAGACGGGACGTTCAACTTCTTGCTCGGCGATGGTCGTCATCTCTACGCTCGATGCCACACGCGCCTTTGCTACATCATCCGCAAGGCTCCGTTTGGTACGGCGCATCTTGCGGACGACGACGTGGCCGTCGACTTTTCTTCCGTGACGACACCGCGCGATCGCGTTGCAGTCGTCGCCACTGCACCGCTCACCACGAACGAGACTTGGACGCACGGCAAGTCGGGGGAAATGTGGGTCTTCGATCATGGCCGCCTTCTTGCGACGTTGCCTTCATCGAGCGCGACATGA
- a CDS encoding GGDEF domain-containing protein, protein MNDFDEKTRVTQVVQPQPAGGVGAKTATDCLVVIYTKEPTLLGKRFTLDNSPTRVGRGGDNQIVLDGDSVSRRHAQFKQKGDAWVLVDDGSTNGTYCNDEQITREVVLKNGDRIKVGPTIFKYFSGADVEAQYHEEIYRMTIIDGLTQIYNKRYLYEALERELIRGRRHERELSVLMFDIDHFKRINDVHGHLAGDYVLKEVARVVQARIRRDEVFARYGGEEFAIILPETPISGAVALAETLRQKVADHAFVFQADSIKVTISLGAALMEDGDRAASDLIKRADEKLYQAKRTGRNRVCS, encoded by the coding sequence GTGAACGACTTCGACGAAAAGACTCGCGTTACGCAGGTCGTGCAGCCCCAGCCAGCCGGTGGCGTCGGGGCAAAGACCGCGACTGATTGCCTCGTCGTCATTTACACGAAAGAGCCTACGCTCTTGGGCAAACGCTTTACGCTCGACAACAGCCCGACGCGTGTTGGCCGAGGTGGCGACAACCAGATCGTTTTGGACGGCGACAGCGTATCGCGCAGACACGCGCAGTTCAAACAGAAGGGCGATGCGTGGGTGCTCGTCGACGATGGGAGCACCAACGGAACGTACTGCAACGACGAGCAGATCACGCGTGAGGTTGTCCTGAAAAACGGCGACCGCATCAAGGTCGGCCCCACGATCTTCAAGTACTTCTCCGGGGCGGACGTCGAAGCCCAGTACCACGAAGAAATCTATCGGATGACCATCATCGATGGTCTCACGCAGATCTACAACAAGCGCTACCTCTACGAAGCGCTCGAACGCGAGCTCATCCGCGGCAGAAGGCACGAACGTGAACTGTCCGTGCTCATGTTCGACATCGACCACTTCAAGCGCATCAACGACGTGCATGGTCATCTGGCGGGCGACTACGTGCTCAAGGAAGTCGCGCGCGTCGTGCAAGCACGCATTCGACGCGATGAAGTGTTCGCTCGTTACGGCGGTGAAGAGTTCGCCATCATCTTGCCCGAAACGCCCATCAGCGGAGCCGTCGCGCTCGCCGAAACCTTGCGCCAAAAAGTCGCCGATCACGCCTTCGTCTTTCAGGCCGACAGCATCAAGGTCACCATCAGTCTCGGCGCGGCGCTCATGGAAGACGGCGATCGCGCCGCATCCGATCTCATCAAACGCGCCGACGAAAAGCTGTACCAAGCCAAGCGCACGGGCCGTAACCGCGTGTGCTCCTGA
- a CDS encoding aspartate aminotransferase family protein, with the protein MPLSEFPQPAEEASGIDLPDIRITPPGPASRSAFDRLERVECPAFGHRREAREEASGVNMTPVFFTSGKGANLFDVDGNRYVDLAAGFGSVLLGHGAPSVARALEAQADRMLQALGDLYSADIKVALLERLASIHPGQSPRVLLCQSGSDAVSAALKTCVLATGKPGVVAFEGSYHGLGYGPLAACGLRESYRAPFAAQLNPHVTFAPYPKAETDLDASLSAVEKSLARGDVGAVLVEPILGRGGVVVPPNAFLTGLSELAHRHGALVIADEIWTGLGRTGAMLRSSAAGASADVVVVGKGLGGGLSISACIAPDAVMQAWARGGQVVHTSTHAGAPLPCAVAIAVLDSLRFRRLVPNAAEVGARTKAYLQGVLAGAPGVVDVRGQGLMLGVAFENGALALRVMHRMLELGYIVTTGGPQGEVIVWTPALTIAEEQLTAAADAMKVALA; encoded by the coding sequence ATGCCGCTCAGCGAGTTTCCGCAACCTGCGGAAGAGGCGTCGGGAATCGACCTTCCCGACATTCGCATCACTCCTCCTGGCCCAGCATCGCGCAGCGCATTCGATCGTCTCGAACGCGTCGAATGTCCCGCGTTTGGACATCGTCGCGAAGCTCGTGAAGAAGCCAGCGGCGTGAACATGACCCCCGTCTTTTTCACGTCGGGCAAAGGCGCGAACCTCTTCGATGTCGATGGCAACAGGTACGTCGACCTCGCAGCAGGCTTCGGTTCCGTGCTCCTCGGTCATGGCGCTCCATCGGTCGCGCGTGCGCTCGAAGCCCAAGCGGATCGCATGCTTCAAGCCCTTGGTGACCTCTATTCGGCGGACATTAAAGTTGCGCTGCTCGAACGCCTCGCATCGATCCATCCAGGGCAATCACCGCGCGTTCTCTTGTGCCAAAGCGGAAGCGATGCCGTCTCTGCGGCGCTCAAGACCTGCGTGCTCGCGACGGGCAAACCTGGCGTCGTGGCGTTCGAAGGCAGCTATCACGGCCTTGGTTACGGCCCTCTTGCTGCGTGTGGTCTTCGTGAAAGTTACCGCGCGCCCTTTGCCGCTCAGCTCAATCCACACGTCACGTTCGCTCCATATCCCAAAGCCGAGACGGACCTCGACGCGTCGCTTTCGGCCGTTGAAAAGTCTCTTGCGCGAGGTGACGTCGGCGCTGTTCTCGTCGAGCCCATTCTTGGTCGCGGTGGTGTCGTCGTTCCTCCGAATGCCTTCTTGACGGGTTTGTCCGAGCTTGCTCATCGCCACGGCGCGCTCGTCATTGCCGATGAAATCTGGACGGGTCTTGGTCGTACGGGAGCGATGCTTCGTTCGAGCGCCGCTGGAGCATCCGCGGACGTCGTGGTCGTTGGAAAAGGTCTTGGAGGTGGGCTTTCGATTTCGGCATGCATCGCGCCCGACGCGGTCATGCAGGCATGGGCGCGAGGTGGTCAAGTCGTGCACACGTCCACGCATGCCGGTGCGCCTTTGCCGTGTGCCGTGGCGATCGCGGTGCTCGATTCGCTGCGTTTCCGGCGGCTCGTACCGAACGCGGCGGAAGTTGGAGCTCGAACGAAAGCGTATCTTCAGGGCGTGCTTGCTGGAGCGCCTGGTGTCGTCGACGTGCGAGGCCAGGGTCTCATGCTCGGCGTCGCGTTCGAAAATGGTGCTCTCGCGCTTCGCGTCATGCACCGAATGCTCGAGCTTGGGTACATCGTGACGACTGGTGGGCCTCAGGGTGAAGTCATCGTGTGGACGCCGGCGCTCACGATTGCCGAAGAGCAGCTCACGGCGGCTGCCGACGCCATGAAGGTCGCGCTCGCTTGA
- a CDS encoding acyl-protein synthetase, with the protein MTPRQTSDSLHQRVRLFIEASLDGSATETFDDLALEIARFQAAHVPTFARYCQARGVDLSCVEHARSIPALPVDVFRLARIAVHSPEEDRRVFRTSGTSQGKEARGEHPMRTTATYELAALRWAERMLWPDGLRFYVLVLAPSAADAPDSSLSFMIEKFVEAVGERGAYSGHWAAHVVNAGTLDLDSLQGAIGDASFLGHPVLVLGTSFAFVHVIDRGGGRNLRLPPGSRVMQTGGFKGRSREVRPDDLRRMLSTIFELPETHIVGEYGMTELSSQLYEGTLSAALGARAEGKHGVYVAPPWLLVDAADPVTLEALPQGETGILRFVDLANVDSAVAIQTMDLGRVTEAGVELFGRAPGAMLRGCSLAVEDLFVKGQP; encoded by the coding sequence GTGACACCGCGGCAAACAAGCGATTCGCTGCACCAGCGCGTGCGCCTATTCATCGAAGCATCGCTCGATGGTTCGGCGACCGAAACGTTCGATGATCTCGCGCTCGAGATTGCGCGTTTTCAAGCGGCGCACGTGCCTACGTTTGCTCGATATTGCCAGGCGCGCGGCGTGGACCTTTCGTGCGTCGAGCACGCGCGCTCCATTCCGGCGTTGCCCGTCGATGTTTTCCGATTGGCGCGCATTGCGGTGCATTCTCCCGAAGAGGATCGGCGGGTTTTTCGCACGAGTGGCACGTCGCAAGGAAAGGAGGCGCGTGGCGAGCATCCCATGCGCACGACGGCGACGTACGAGCTTGCTGCATTGCGGTGGGCCGAGCGAATGCTTTGGCCCGATGGTTTACGTTTCTACGTTCTCGTGTTGGCGCCGAGTGCAGCCGATGCTCCCGATTCGTCGCTTTCGTTCATGATCGAAAAGTTTGTCGAAGCCGTAGGCGAGCGGGGAGCATATTCCGGCCATTGGGCGGCCCATGTGGTGAATGCCGGGACGCTCGACCTCGATAGTTTGCAAGGTGCCATTGGAGATGCTTCTTTTCTCGGCCATCCGGTGCTCGTATTGGGCACGTCGTTCGCGTTCGTGCATGTGATTGATCGTGGCGGCGGACGTAATCTTCGGCTTCCGCCGGGCAGTCGCGTCATGCAAACCGGTGGATTCAAAGGTCGTTCGCGTGAAGTTCGTCCGGATGATTTGCGGCGCATGCTCTCCACGATTTTTGAATTGCCCGAAACGCACATCGTGGGCGAATACGGCATGACGGAATTGTCGAGCCAGCTTTACGAAGGCACACTTTCGGCTGCATTGGGTGCTCGGGCCGAAGGAAAACATGGCGTGTATGTCGCTCCGCCCTGGCTATTGGTCGATGCGGCCGATCCGGTGACGCTCGAGGCATTGCCTCAGGGAGAAACGGGCATCTTGCGATTCGTGGATTTGGCCAATGTCGATTCGGCCGTTGCCATTCAAACCATGGATCTCGGGCGCGTGACGGAAGCGGGCGTCGAGCTATTCGGGCGAGCGCCTGGAGCGATGCTGCGCGGCTGTTCGCTCGCCGTCGAAGACCTTTTTGTCAAGGGTCAGCCGTGA
- a CDS encoding proline dehydrogenase codes for MTPVRARARVWCVIRAARRIQDSSDVLGQEARARLPSVTSLSSESIELALREHLETRPTEAELDALLASTTEAPVCHVVLSANVFTAPLRALALAVATSERVYVRPSRRDPVVTELLVKALADDPEFALHGGHVEIVESIRPEPLHELHLYGSDESIASITAGLPPGVVVRAHGTGIGIAVIGASVDIGSAANALARDVVVFDQRGCLSPRFAFVEGDAVRAEVFALALHEALGRLAERYPRGVMDSGLQAEMAQYRATMQAIGSYWSHSSHAVGLDPAPRALVLPPAARFVHVVPANVQNIEALLSPWIRYVTAAGMDDEGELASAILKLVPNARVSRLGCMQRPLLDGPVDRRTSLHVAR; via the coding sequence GTGACCCCGGTTCGAGCCCGAGCGCGTGTTTGGTGCGTCATTCGCGCGGCTCGGCGAATTCAGGATTCGTCGGATGTACTCGGCCAAGAGGCGCGGGCGCGACTTCCTTCCGTGACGAGTTTGTCTTCCGAATCCATTGAATTGGCGTTACGCGAGCATCTTGAAACGCGTCCGACCGAAGCCGAACTGGACGCCCTTTTGGCGTCGACGACCGAAGCCCCTGTTTGTCATGTCGTCCTTTCGGCCAACGTGTTCACGGCGCCTCTTCGCGCATTGGCGCTCGCGGTCGCGACATCCGAGCGAGTGTACGTGCGGCCGTCGCGCCGCGATCCCGTCGTCACGGAATTGCTCGTCAAAGCGCTGGCGGACGATCCGGAATTTGCTTTGCATGGCGGCCATGTCGAAATCGTGGAATCAATTCGGCCCGAGCCGCTCCATGAATTGCATTTGTATGGATCGGACGAAAGCATTGCATCCATTACGGCAGGATTGCCGCCGGGGGTCGTCGTTCGAGCGCACGGAACGGGGATTGGTATTGCGGTAATCGGGGCAAGTGTCGATATCGGCAGCGCCGCAAATGCCTTGGCGCGAGACGTCGTCGTATTCGATCAGCGAGGGTGTTTGTCGCCGCGTTTTGCCTTCGTCGAGGGTGACGCCGTCCGTGCGGAAGTGTTTGCCCTAGCATTGCACGAGGCACTCGGGCGCTTGGCCGAGCGGTATCCGCGAGGTGTAATGGATTCAGGCTTGCAAGCGGAAATGGCGCAATATCGAGCCACGATGCAGGCAATCGGTTCGTATTGGTCGCATTCCTCGCATGCCGTGGGATTGGATCCAGCTCCACGAGCGCTCGTATTGCCTCCGGCCGCGCGTTTCGTGCACGTCGTGCCGGCCAATGTTCAAAATATCGAAGCGCTGCTTTCCCCGTGGATTCGCTACGTGACGGCTGCGGGCATGGACGACGAAGGCGAGCTTGCGTCGGCGATTTTGAAGCTCGTACCGAACGCTCGCGTGAGCCGTTTGGGATGCATGCAGAGGCCGCTTCTCGATGGGCCGGTGGATCGGCGCACGTCATTGCACGTTGCTCGATGA
- a CDS encoding GAF domain-containing protein, translated as MSLRSADEAEVTDAATPVSTSTDAPAPSSRPSIVPPSRTESRLDHVLEFVSFVAKSIPLSVLLDEAPKRISTIVQADVVSLFLLEGSGDALVLRGNVGYPVNVRGTVRMSVGEGLTGAAVASRRPVAAVHAPGDRRWLAFPDIDEGRFPVFLAVPILGHDRVLGAIVAQRSGTRAFKPSDIRLLVALTAPIASAIRHAEVLRELREKKLRRTGGGTRKLTLPGVPVVHGRSLGAVAALRRPATSPHRKSSEDDAKNLRAAWSTVEKGLSGLFTRAQRLGLLREAGFLSSYVLMAGDERMRERAFELISKGQGVAEALGTIAREAVRAANGIVGDPFLQDRARDIEDLCDALIMLASPDARAELPSKAVLIGEKLTVFDLLVSARANPVGVALSERVPGPRTRVLMQLLGIPAITQVEGLFQWASPGDVALLDADHGFLMINPSRAEMATVRAERKKSTSPSSSLANDVGEGENGA; from the coding sequence ATGTCCCTGCGCTCTGCCGATGAAGCAGAAGTGACCGATGCCGCCACGCCGGTTTCCACTTCGACCGACGCCCCCGCGCCCTCGTCTCGACCGAGTATCGTGCCGCCGTCGCGCACCGAATCGCGTCTCGACCATGTGCTCGAATTCGTTTCGTTCGTCGCCAAGTCGATCCCGCTTTCGGTTCTTCTCGACGAAGCCCCCAAGCGAATTTCGACCATCGTTCAAGCCGATGTCGTGTCACTCTTCTTGCTCGAAGGCAGCGGCGATGCCCTCGTTCTTCGCGGCAACGTCGGGTACCCCGTCAATGTTCGCGGCACCGTTCGCATGTCCGTCGGCGAGGGCCTCACTGGTGCAGCCGTCGCGTCGAGGCGCCCTGTCGCGGCCGTTCATGCGCCCGGCGACAGACGATGGCTCGCCTTTCCCGACATCGACGAGGGGCGCTTTCCTGTTTTTCTTGCCGTACCCATTCTCGGACACGATCGCGTCCTCGGTGCCATCGTCGCGCAACGTTCGGGCACGCGTGCGTTCAAGCCGAGCGACATCCGCTTGCTCGTCGCGCTCACCGCGCCCATTGCATCGGCCATTCGTCACGCCGAGGTTCTTCGCGAGCTGCGCGAGAAAAAACTTCGCCGCACGGGGGGCGGCACCCGCAAGCTCACGCTGCCCGGCGTGCCCGTCGTGCATGGTCGATCGCTCGGCGCCGTGGCTGCGCTGAGGCGCCCTGCCACGTCACCTCATCGCAAGTCATCGGAGGACGATGCGAAGAACTTGCGAGCTGCCTGGAGCACCGTTGAAAAAGGTTTGTCCGGGCTCTTCACGCGCGCGCAGCGCCTCGGCCTACTGCGTGAAGCGGGTTTCTTGTCGAGCTACGTGCTCATGGCGGGTGACGAACGCATGCGCGAGCGCGCGTTCGAGCTGATCTCCAAGGGTCAAGGTGTTGCCGAGGCGCTCGGTACGATCGCGCGTGAAGCCGTTCGAGCGGCCAATGGCATCGTGGGTGATCCGTTTTTGCAGGATCGCGCGCGCGACATCGAGGATCTTTGCGATGCGCTCATCATGCTCGCGTCTCCCGATGCGCGTGCCGAGCTTCCGTCGAAGGCTGTGCTCATCGGCGAAAAGCTCACCGTGTTCGACTTGCTCGTGTCGGCGAGGGCAAACCCGGTGGGCGTCGCGCTCAGCGAACGCGTTCCGGGTCCTCGCACGCGGGTGCTCATGCAGCTCCTTGGAATTCCCGCGATTACGCAGGTGGAGGGCTTGTTTCAGTGGGCGTCGCCGGGTGACGTCGCGCTGCTCGACGCGGACCATGGGTTTCTCATGATAAACCCATCGCGCGCCGAGATGGCGACGGTTCGGGCTGAGCGGAAGAAGAGCACCTCACCTTCCAGCTCGCTCGCGAACGATGTTGGAGAAGGCGAGAACGGTGCCTAG